GTTCCTGCTCGCGCCGCACGGCCCGCACGGTCAGGTCGAACTCGTCCGAGACCAGCTGCCAGCCCAGCGTGTACTTCCGGCCCTGCGGACTGATCCACTCCTCGCCCGGAACGGCCCGCAGACCTCTGACGGCCCTCACGCTCCCGTCCGGCTCCACCACGCTCCCGATCAGCTGCGCGACCGTTCCGTCCAGCCGCCGCACCCGGTACACCATCAGGTCCCGCCCGCCGTCCAACTGCACGCTGAACCAGTCCCACAGCGCCGTCTGCCCCGGAATCTGGTTGCCCCACTGATGATCCAGCCACGCCTCGCCCTGCACGGCCCGGCCGTTCACGGACCCGGTCAGGGTCAGGCGCGTGATTCCCTGGTAGAACAGCACCCCGGTGTCTGCGCTGCCGCTGAAGCCCGGCGGGTGCAGCACCGGCCCCTTCACGGGCGTCAGCGTCAGGTCCAGCGGCCCGGCCTTCAGGGTCATGGGCGCGGTCGGCTGCGGCCCCGCCTGATACGGACTCCGATTGAATGGGCTGCAAAGACCGTTCAATCCGAGCGAAGCGAGAAGGAGAGAAACGGGTTCCGGACGTGGAGTTGGCA
The DNA window shown above is from Deinococcus sp. LM3 and carries:
- a CDS encoding lipocalin family protein is translated as MTLKAGPLDLTLTPVKGPVLHPPGFSGSADTGVLFYQGITRLTLTGSVNGRAVQGEAWLDHQWGNQIPGQTALWDWFSVQLDGGRDLMVYRVRRLDGTVAQLIGSVVEPDGSVRAVRGLRAVPGEEWISPQGRKYTLGWQLVSDEFDLTVRAVRREQELLSRSTRIAYWEGPIEVSGVWAGEQARGTGMMELVSGTWTPR